The genomic interval GCCGTGCACCTTCCATACGGTGTCGCGGTGGCGCCGCTGCTCGTCGCCGTCCATCAGGTCGTCGTGCAGCAGCGAGAAGTTGTGCACGAGTTCGACGGCGACGGCGCCGGGGATACCGGCCTCCGCCGCGGCGCCGGCCGCCTCGGCGGACAGCAGGGCCAGCGCCGGGCGGACGGCCTTGCCGCCGTCGCCGTCGGCGGGCCTGCCCTGGGCGTCGATCCAGCCGAAGTGGTAGGCGGCCACGGTGTCCATGGGCGGTGCGAGCCGGTCGACGGCGGCCCGGAGCACCGGCGTGGAAAGGGCCCGTCCGCGCTCCAGAAGCGCGGTGACGTCCGTGGTGTCCGCCACGGTGTCGGAAGCCGGATTCGCCGGGGTCACTGACTCTCCTCTTGTTCCGGTGGTACTGCTCATGCCGCCTCCTGCAGCGGATGTTCTTGGGGGCGGCCGAGCGCCAGGAGCGCGGCGTCCGCGGCACCCGCGCCACTGCGGACCGCGCCCTCCATCGTGGCGGGCCAGCCGGTGGCGGTCCAGGCACCTGCCAGGAAGAGTCCGGGGGCGCGGGTGAGCGTCCCGGGGCGCAGCCGGCCGACGCCGGGCGCGGGCGCGAAGGTCGCGGTGCGCTCGCGGGTGACGAAGAAGTCCCGGATGCCGGCGCCTCGGGCGGCGGGCAGCAGCCGTTCCAGCTCGGGCAGGTAGCGGGCGCGCAGCTCGGCGACGGGGAGGTCGATCTCCTCGCCGGCCGCGGACTGGGAGACCGCGAGGTACTGCCCGGGCCCGGTGAGCCCGGACGCCTCGGTGCGGTCGAAGACCCACTGGACCGGGGAGCCGAGCGCGGCGAAGAAGGGCCGCTTGAGCACCTTGCGGTCGTAGACGACGTGCACGTTGAGGATCGGGGACGTACCGATCTCCAGGAGCTTGTCCGGTGCGTCGAGCGCGCCCTCGGGCAGCAGTTCGTGGGTCTCGCGCTGCGGCACGGCCAGCACGACGGTGTCCGCCTCGATCCGTTCGGCGCCGGTGTCCACCAGCCAGTGCCCGTCCTCGGTGCGGGCGAGGCCGTGGGCCTTGGTACGCAGTTCGGTGCGGACGCCTGCGGAGTCGAGGGCCTTGCGGCTCATCGTGTCGTGGATGTCGCCGAGCGGTACGGCGGCCCAGCCGATGTCGGCGGCGCCCGGGTCGGAGAGCAGCCCGGTCTTGAAGACCTTCGCGGCGAGCCCGAGCGAGGCGTGGGGCGCGGTGGCGTTGAGGG from Streptomyces drozdowiczii carries:
- the hpnE gene encoding hydroxysqualene dehydroxylase HpnE; amino-acid sequence: MNDDATRSRAVVVGGGLAGVTAALRLADAGLDVTLLEGRPRLGGLAFSFRRGELTVDNGQHVYLRCCTAYRWFLDRVDGTRLAPLQNRLDVPVLDVGRPAGPRLGRLRRNALPVPLHLAAGLAGYPHLSLAERAGVARAALALGRLDPDDPALDAEDFGSWLARHGQSPRTIEALWDLVGVATLNATAPHASLGLAAKVFKTGLLSDPGAADIGWAAVPLGDIHDTMSRKALDSAGVRTELRTKAHGLARTEDGHWLVDTGAERIEADTVVLAVPQRETHELLPEGALDAPDKLLEIGTSPILNVHVVYDRKVLKRPFFAALGSPVQWVFDRTEASGLTGPGQYLAVSQSAAGEEIDLPVAELRARYLPELERLLPAARGAGIRDFFVTRERTATFAPAPGVGRLRPGTLTRAPGLFLAGAWTATGWPATMEGAVRSGAGAADAALLALGRPQEHPLQEAA